TATAGTGCAGACCAGTTAATTATAATTTCTTACCATTTCCCCTATGTATTTATCATTTTTATGTGTCATAGCTTCTATTTAAGGCCTATGTTTAGCTAAATTTTAGTGAAACACAACACTGATCGCTGACCattgggaggatggagggtaACGACTATTGAAACTAGAGAAGATAAACTATTGGGTAGTTTGGTTATTAACAGTCATTACCAACTCATTGATGACGTTATCACAGTTGTATTTTGTCTTGTGTGTTTATTGGAATCTACATGAATAGCGTTTCGTGCAGTGTGTGCGGCAGAATCTTGTAAACCTTTAttaggtgcgttcgtttagcttccctgggtcgaccccggtgtgtgtcagatttttttcccaggacgaacgtgtgcagataattacccacgtttgtcctggaaaaaaaaaacgccgcacaccggggtcgacccagggaagctaaacgaacgcaccaattattataaggtgctacaagTCGGTATCATAATTCaaaaattatctcaaaaaccTGTCTTAAATGTTTCTCTTTGTGCAAGTGCCTTGACGACCTTATTGGTAGTAGTCGGGCGCTGTGTAATACTCcggtattattatttatactagaactgcaaaaataaaaagtaattttcccccTAAATTTTTCAGGCTGGATCCTCATAGATAGATGTGGTAAACACTTCAACATAATTCTCAACTACCTCAGGGATGGCCAGATACCGTTGCCAGAGTTACAGAGTGAAATTGAAGAGCTTCACAATGAAGCCAAGTATTATTTGATACAAGGACTCGTAGACCAGTGTCAGAAGGTGCTAAAGAAAAAGCAAGATGAATATTTTCCAGTTTGTCGCATTCCTGTTATAACCTCACAGAGAGAGGCGCAGTTGCTTATAAGCAGTTCCTCTAAGGTGAgtttgtacacacacaaaattatttctgttataattattgttggtggcctgatgtttcaaggAGCCAACagcaggcctgtgtgcttcatttttgaaagggcgagggcaccaaggcattttcttcttggtaaatgACTCTTTGAGGAAATTTCtcctggagcatttcaatggcagcaaggcaatgaccaaggggcatggagggaatcaccttcattgcctccaagAAGTATCAGGCTTACAACAGAGGAAATTGCCTCCAAGCtccctggtcgttgccttggtgccccttgagaTTATCTAACCATTAGAAACTTACATTTCCTTcacggaagtgccctttgatCAATGACAAACTGCCTTGTCCTTAGTACAAGAATGAAGCAATGTCATTcaaggcaacagaggcaattgcctcttgAAGTGCTCCAGTAGACATTTTCATTTCCCCTTATTCGGGTGCTCTTTACAATGGACAAATCTcctttaagttaaaaaaaatgtcattagAGCGGgagatactctttgaaataccattcactcaaaaaaatcaattttttaatgtttggggccaaaaatctgacatagcatctttaactggAGTGCAGAATGCGCAATAAACCCAGCTTGAGTGCAGATTTTtctctcaaatattaaaaaagtcTTCAGGGCCGAAGCCCTCTTTAGGTACAAGGgtatttttgctttcattattctcttgcaacttcgatgaccaatcgagtccaaatgttcacaaatttgttattttatacatgtgctgagatattggtctttgacaattaccaaaggtgtccaggggtggatttcacaaagagttaggactagtcttatctcgagttagggccagttactcgtcctaacttagaactttccaggcaatttgtatatctcctaggactagtcctaagttaggactagtcttaactctttgtgaaatcaacccctgtgCCTTTAATGAGAGGCAACATTGaatggaagggggggggggggggggggcaggggctCAACAAGATGTTGCCGGGATTGTAGGTACACTGTGAtaaaaatttttgtttcagtatcTAATATTCAATCATGACTACAGAAGcagttttgaaattttgtttcacTTCCTTGTATTTTCAGCCCATCGTAAAACTCCTGTACAATAGACAAAACAACAAGTATTCTTACACAAGGTGAGTTAACTGTTCTCGTTGTTTTTTCTGGTTTGGTTTTAAAGGGTTGTTGTTTCTAAGTAGctgagtcatcagagtgtgggttgaaATCCCGTCCATGTCatttgtaatagatgttaaatttgcatcggggataaagaatattaattttggtttttacccatacaccgatgtgtgtattagcactgtatactcagtactttccccaagtcctgtgaaaacattttaCAGGCATATAActtaggtgggattcaaacccgggacccttgcaattctagagcagtgttttaccaactatACTACCGAGATCgcccggtagctaaaggcagttcgaatcctatgttttggcagcgggtaccgtaacgatataatagatgtcaAATGCGGAACTaggggaaaacaaataatgacaagTAAAActgcctttgaaaatgttcactgtAAACTAAGTAGAAACTTTAGTTGAtagtgttattattttaatctaTGAGGAAAAGGAATAAGAAAATACTATAAGGCattgttgtttttcatttgaatgATAATATCTAACTGCGGCCTGTCTTACTGTGTAAAatctttttacaaaaacaaaccagatAAATCAGTTTCAATTTTACACTTTGTGGAAAGATTCTGCCGTCggtttcacgaaatgctaggattaatcctatctcaagttaggacgagtaacccgtcctaacttaggatgggttcaatgcgtcctatgtCTTCggatagggaacttaactcgtcctaagcacaatactaagattaatcctaagttaggatgagtttggtgaaatcaacacAGGGTCTTTTTACATACATTATTGTACtgtacacattttttaatttaaagtccTGTGGTCTTTTGGTACTTTACCCCCGAGTTCAAGCCATGGAGGTAAACTAACTTGGTacatttttctaaaaaaaactctaAACCACAAAGtgaggactagtcttaaagggaaggtacacgtttgataatactcataacaaatattaacttaaaaagtgacttggtaatgagcattggagagctgttggtagtacacaacattgtgagaaacgactccctctgaagtagcatagattttgagaaagaggtaatttctcactaaaataataaaagacttctagccagaagtcttttattcctatctgaaagcacacaaattcatccaacaagggtgtttttttggtCATCATTtgttcgcaacttcgatgaccaattgagctcaaattttcacaggcttattgttttatgcttatgttgggatacaccaagtgagaagactggtctttgacaagtacaaaacgtgtaccttccctttaaacattatCATGTAAAAAAACTATTCCTAGTTTTaattcatgtattttttaattgttccaTTTCTACAGCAACTCTGACGACAACATACTAAAAAACATTGAGATGTTCGACAAGCTGTCTGTACGTTTCAACGGGCGCGTTATCTTCGTCAAGGACGTTATCGGTGGCAACGAGGAGATTTGCTGTTGGTCATTCTACGGACACTCAAGAAAAGTCGGAGAGATCAGCTGCACCTCCATCATGTATACCAGTGAGAAGAAGCAGACAAAGGTGAGTGGGTCAAAGGGCAAGAGGGGTCATATAGACTGTCAAAGCTTAAGAGGGGTTAgtttggctcagtggtttctgtccctgtCTTTCACCTAtgtggaccccggtttgatACACACAAGATTTTATAATGAAGATGGCTTTctccactgatttcacaatgactagaataagtattgtcgtcttgTTATCGAATCACATTTTCTAGATTTGAACAAATGGTAATCAtaaatgttaaaccaatgtttgtatgacagAGATTTGCTTTTGCAAGATTGGTGTGTAGTAGTATGTTTTCCTGATCATCTTAACAATCCCTGATGCGTTTCTAATTCATTTCTCAATAGGTTGAGTTTCCCGAGGCTCGTATCTTAGAGGAGACGTTAAACATTCTACTGTACGAGAGACTGGATAGCCAAGACGCCGAGGCACTGCACAACATCGGCACCAAGCTGGGATCCTTCGCAGCTGCAGCAGCCTGCCACAGCGACGAAGAGGATGACCATAGAGTCCGGAAGACATGAGGAGGGCTCGGCTGCCGGAACAACTCAGAAAAAGAGTGAGCTGTTtctgatctgggcccaatttcatggtgctACTTGAGTAGAAAATCTTGTGTAGTagttatctgctaagcagaaatgagcaggataccagtcacaaattgtacatgtgacatggtagtgcAGCTGGTAatttatttctggtaagcataattttgtttaagcagctccatgaaatttggccccggGAACGTTCTTGAGGATACAGTTCCTACATTAATTCCAAACTAATTACACATTGTATTCTTAATGTTGTATTGAGATGATGCTTTGTACGGCAAtgctttttatattttatactcGACACCGACGTTGGATGGGAGCTGTTTTCTTTTGTAAGTATAGACCCAAAACATAGATAGAAAACATGGCGACCATTTTTTATCAGTTATGGGGTCACGTCATtttcaaaaaggtacggtgcaTATTGGTGGATATTGCATCAACATAAAAGTTTGCCTCCGAAACAAAGGCAACAGTAGGTTACAAATCATTAACAGTGTAGTGTATAGATTTGTGTACCTCTTTATTAGATGCATTCTATATATGCGAGAAATAATTTAATGGCCGGACTTTTTATTCTGGCAGAGGCCATCTTTATATTATTCCATATTGGAATTTATATCAAAGTCCACAATGCAGTATCATAATTTTCTCCTACTTTAAGTCACAGAATATATAACAACGAAAAagttaaagatttgttttcatgGTGCCGGATTGATGTGAGATTTTTGTTACAATGCGCTGCATTGGTAATCTAGAAGTGTAATCTATCAGCTTGAAAGTGGACTAGAATTTCCTCCTTGTGAGAGGGCAAGAACATTTCATCGTTTTCATttggcactttcattggaaacaCACTTAAAGTCTGTGGGAATCTGTTGAAGGGGCGCCAAGGCCAAACCAGGGCAAACACCCATGTTTGAAAGATTTGTCTGTAGGATCAAGTTTGAAGGAATGTAAACCAGTAATCTCTAAGGATTAAAACTAATCAATTCGTTTTGAAGGGGTAATGTTGCCATAacactgaagaagaaaaatgacaTCCCAATTCCTGACATAACTTACAACAACTTAAAACgtcaatgttttttaaacacTTGATCCTTTCATAAATGGATATTGATAACacataatgtaatttttttctaaaaagaaactggggaatttgttttaattgcacAACTGCATTTTGTCATTTGTGTGATCTGTGTTTTTAGTGAAATGTCATTCTTGTTGTATGTACATTTAGTTCACCTCTGGAAGTAGATAATGCACTCTGTTTTGATTTCCTTGTTGTGTTGTATTTTGTACGATATTGTTTCAAAGATGCTTTGTTGTACTCGTGGGTCATTGAAACTATTGAGGAAAAGCCACGTTGGCGTTTGGTTTTCGGTTTAACTGTGAAACACCATTCAAGGAAAAAGATACCCATGTTCAGGAAACATTTCTGAGAACTGAAATGTAAATTATAGTTATGTTTTGTATACACATAATACTGTCACCACTTTATTTGGCCATCTTTGTCAGGTTCTCTCTGTTCGTTAATGTTTACAGTGTTGTTAATCAAGTTTTGGTCAGACTATATTTCAGCCTCAGTTTGAGGCATAGATTtgtatcatagagttatatataacaactagagggcgcactggtgatgcttcttgcacaaacgcgacgggaccgcgaGAAAACACGCGcaccattctgcacgcgcgttgaatatgaagttcACGTTGGAGTTtatgtttattgaacgctgacgcaatcctgtttgttcaacttacaaaatggccgcacaaacacacgcgtatataggccagtgcgccctctagttcttataactCTATGACTGTGTTgttaatcaaatttgggccagACTATATTTCAGCCTCAGTttgcaagtaaaacaaaatggctacgCTGTTGATCTTTGATAGGAATTACATTTAAATACAAGCCTGCTATTTCACTGCTGTAAGGGCAAGGCAGTGGTTACTCGGTGAAGGGCTCATCTATGAGAAAAATGTTAATTTCTACTTGAATATTTcaaaggagcaccaaggcagtgactaGGAGCACGGATGCAATTGCCCctgttgcctccttgaagtatcagggcccaatttcttacaGGTGCTTGTAAAGCTCAACAGCTTTCTGCTTAGCGGAAATGAGCGGAATACCACTCACgaactgtacatgtgacatggtagtttggctggtaaccttgtttgGGTAGCATACATTTTTTGTgcttctatgaaattgggcccaggcctgtacatgtgtatgtggAATTGTCGAGGATAACACAAACAAGCTAGAAAAAGGTTATATTGTATCCAACATTTCTTAAAACTCTAACTCTAAGATTTGTCCATTGTCAAACTATTGTCAGATTACCTTAATCAGCTCTGTCATGCTCCACTTAATGGTCGTTCATGCTGTAGTTGAAAGTGGAAGTGTTTAATTTTGCCTCAGTAAGCTCCAGGAAGTCACTGAGAGTGAATGCCCTTGGTGTGGTTGTCTAGGCATAAACAAGTTGTTGTTTGTTGGGCTGCTTTGACAAGTATCTGGGAAAAACAGCAAGTGATGACACATGACAGGTGCAGAGATGTTTTTGAAGAGGGTCTGAGTTTTTTTAATGAGTCTGAACCACTTGTCCACActccaatgtttgttttattttttctgtacAATAATTCAAATTCATCTCTCCTGACATTTCACCATATAATAATATCATTGAACTCCGACATAActcaggcttgttatttgacCCTGGGAACAACCGTAAGGATAATCTTATTCAGTACAACTGAATAcacaccaggggccaatttcatagagctgcttaagcacaaaatttgaaaatagcttgcttattttaccaAGTTATTTGCCAAAATCCCATGTtttatacattgcttgtgactagtatttagctgctgtttacttagcataacaatagACCAAACCAttaagctccaccccattgcgtattgaccaatcacaacgcaacgaagatCCGACACTAAGGTCGGACATGCATGCGcatatcttggcgcgcgcggcagagttgtgcagaaaggcattggagagccccacgtgtttttgctcacacgtgcgtcgtgggcggagcctactggattggtctattgaCTGGAGTCTTGGCCGGGAGTCTTGGCAAGGGTTTGTTTAGCTTAAGCAAATTctttgcttaagcagttctatgaaattgggcccctgttcacacttgcttttCCTACCACTTGAGAATTCCCTCCTTTCCATCCTGACGGCGCCTGTGAATGGTTTTAAATCAGATTCAGAACACCTTTACAAATGATgtgtaattattaattatttattattattattattatacaccgAGTTTatctatagatggattgcacatgacttCATTGACCACTATtcttgatgaaatgtgcacgcgtgaaaggctatcaGTGGCTGACAGTTGTGCACAGCGTactttttccattgtttttcaaCAAATACGGCAGTCGATTACactatgtgcaatccatctatagagaaaggaccactaTATCTACCCTATGTACTGACACCACAAGAGGCTTCGGTCTGGCCATAatgtgccattttgggagtcaaattacaTGCAAAGGTATGGTAAGAATCAAACTGCAGACGTGTAGCTTAAAAATGCGAAATGCACagtaaacatatttaaaaactgactcccAAAATTGCACTACCAAAATATTTGTTCGGGATGAGGACGTCGGTTGAGTTGGGTCAATAAGCTTAACagggtataaaataaaaaatgtacagatttacaaataaaagtaGGAAGACAAATACAGCAAAATTGGGTTAAATAGCTTGGAAAAAAATttgcttgtacatgtaggacagCCCTCGTACTCATTACAATTTTCCAACTTTTTTCCAAAGCTAAATACCATGCCTGAGCGGCTAATTTAGGCAGGGTCATTGTGTTTTGCTTCCTCAAATgcttgggggtgggggggggggctaatttTTTACTGAAGTTACATGGGCTTGTgattgtatgcttatgttgtTGTACATAACATTATGGTTGTTCAATCTTTGTGAACTGTAATGGTTTTGTGTTTACTTTTTCTGAATTTCCAACCGTTTCACTCCAGAGTCAAATTTgtcttaatttatttttatgagaGCACCGAGTATGCAGAACTGCATGTATATTCATGTAAAATATTGTATGGAAACAATAAATGGATAcatttttcaagaaaagaaaactttgTGACctaaagtatttatttttaggtTTTGTTTAGACTCTTTTTGACTGCGGACTGCACtagttaaataataataataatggacacttaataaagcgccggtatccgcaaaggaacaacaagcaatgaaagtagcaaacagcaaaataagaaaataaacttaacaaaaagcttctctatgaaaatgagtttttaaactgttcttgaatgtgttgagtgaTTTGGAGAGTTTTACAGTGTCCgggagggagttccaaagctttggtgctgcactctgaaaacttctctccCCCCATACATGGTTAGTTGTTTTTTCCTGgaggagtttgtgttttgtagacCGTAAGCCACAATGTCCTGGGGTGTATATCTGCACAAGATCACTTAAATATGCTGGGGCATCACCTTGCAAGATCTTGAAAATGATGAGGCACAGTTTATATttaacccttaaaggcagtggacactattggtaattactcaaaataattttaatatagacctcagatttagaatttgaggtctcgaaatcaagcatctaaaagcactaactttgtgtgacaagggttttttttctttcatttttatctcgcaactttgacaaccgattgagctcaaattgtcacaggtttgttattttaagcatatgttgagaaacaccaattgaactcaattgtttgtcgaagttgcgagataataatggaagaaaaaaacacccatgtcacaccaagttgtgtgctttcagatgcttgatttcgggacctcaaagttacttctttctcgaaaactacattacttaagagggagccgtttctcacaatgttttatactatcaacagctctccattgcttgttaccaagtaatttttttatgctgacaattattttgaataatcaccaaaagtgtccactgcctttaatcattatTGTTCttcttaccaagagtggctttaattTAGTCTTGTTTGAAACGAACTTGCACAAAATTATGTTTCAaagttttttgggttttttactTACTATAATGGTGATGGATTCACTCCGCACTGATGCTACAATGGAAGCTCAGTACCCGACTCTTAAGACCTATTTACACGACCGCAATTTAAtcggggtcccttgcttaattttagcatggttgtaaaatatctagcaatgtttgacaagattttgcaagtgaacttggacagtagatttctttttctttcacacATGGTACATttagtaaaattttacaaccatgctacaatttagcaagggactcTTGCttaattgctctcgtgtgacgAGCTTTTTAGACAATGTGACTAACAAACATACATGTGCAGTCGTGCATACATGGCCAAGTGTTATGTTTACTCAAGTGATTGCGTGAGAGCTAGTTgtggaatgtttgtctgacatacaggttttgttagcaaaagtGACGTTAGTGTGGAGTCAAAAACACCTGCCGTCATCAACAACATTTTGggagtaaaaattaatgaaaacaaaCCACATAAGGTATGTTTAATTTAATGCTGGTTATCATACAACTATTAAAATCATTTCATAGTAAAAAAGTTGCACATAGGGAATTAAGTATTAATTACTATGAGCTATATAAATCTAaagttatttattgttttggtCAAATACTTGATTATTAATAGTC
Above is a genomic segment from Asterias rubens chromosome 5, eAstRub1.3, whole genome shotgun sequence containing:
- the LOC117289949 gene encoding BTB/POZ domain-containing adapter for CUL3-mediated RhoA degradation protein 3-like encodes the protein MSGEAGTTGTSTRASAAASGPTSAVKIRGSPSKYVKLNVGGALFYTTIDTLTKQDNMLRAMFSGRMEVLTDSEGWILIDRCGKHFNIILNYLRDGQIPLPELQSEIEELHNEAKYYLIQGLVDQCQKVLKKKQDEYFPVCRIPVITSQREAQLLISSSSKPIVKLLYNRQNNKYSYTSNSDDNILKNIEMFDKLSVRFNGRVIFVKDVIGGNEEICCWSFYGHSRKVGEISCTSIMYTSEKKQTKVEFPEARILEETLNILLYERLDSQDAEALHNIGTKLGSFAAAAACHSDEEDDHRVRKT